A single region of the Actinoplanes sp. SE50/110 genome encodes:
- a CDS encoding Collagen alpha-6(VI) chain has translation MSYSAQPPVTAAPPPPSTGARPPAVTTASTLLWLMGAAGLLYAIATIVVATGTVSRFRDAASGDAADNFVTVVWLGAALSAVLSILFFALFVVLGLALRRGSRAARIVALVVCTLGTLGGVAGLITAVVQRSGDPAPGSLSDALGSAYPEGWLGLNIVVCALQALGYLAVGAMLLASPRAFFGLAPSRPASPPGTHPSAFPQPGPGTHPGVLPQPAPGAYPGAFPQSVPGVQPGSGAYSAPTAYPLPGDHPGSSAFPVSGVYPGSGGYPGSGDAYPGPGAYPGSGAYPGPGAYPGSGAYPGPGAYPGSSAYPGLGAYVAQPGDSEAQAGALPQQPGGAPMTPSPYAPHLSPYGPAGPPGFTPPVPPSVDHSAYMPPAASPSGYPPIGGVPTQSAAAVSSASPAPEAPAAPAQAAPAPAASAPAAPAAPAAPAAPAPSSATADPTAHPAEPAPETPDALPGSARPSGAADGSQAPAGSAAGTFDGSRAPAGPGDGPFASVGFPTVAGVDGGAAGDSGTSGGVAKGASGEGERSSDSVTHRSNASSNVSPVTQRGQGHIGDSARPGDPGANRPAPGSDDEYWRRPEE, from the coding sequence ATGTCCTATTCCGCCCAGCCGCCCGTCACCGCAGCGCCGCCGCCGCCGTCCACCGGCGCGCGGCCGCCCGCCGTGACGACCGCCTCCACCCTCTTGTGGCTGATGGGCGCGGCCGGACTGCTCTATGCCATCGCCACGATCGTCGTCGCCACCGGCACGGTCAGCCGGTTCCGGGACGCCGCCTCCGGCGACGCCGCGGACAACTTCGTCACCGTCGTCTGGCTGGGCGCCGCCCTGTCCGCGGTGCTGTCGATCCTGTTCTTCGCCCTGTTCGTGGTCCTCGGCCTGGCCCTGCGCCGGGGCAGCCGGGCCGCCCGGATCGTCGCGCTGGTCGTCTGCACCCTGGGCACGCTCGGCGGCGTCGCCGGCCTCATCACCGCCGTCGTCCAGCGCTCCGGCGACCCGGCGCCGGGTTCGCTCAGCGACGCCCTGGGCTCGGCCTACCCGGAGGGCTGGCTCGGCCTCAACATCGTCGTCTGCGCCCTGCAGGCCCTCGGCTACCTCGCCGTCGGGGCGATGCTCCTCGCCTCCCCGCGCGCCTTCTTCGGCCTGGCCCCCAGCCGCCCGGCCAGCCCGCCCGGCACGCACCCGAGCGCGTTCCCGCAGCCCGGACCCGGCACGCACCCCGGCGTGTTGCCCCAGCCCGCGCCCGGCGCCTACCCGGGCGCATTCCCCCAGTCCGTGCCCGGCGTCCAGCCGGGTTCCGGCGCTTATTCCGCGCCCACCGCCTACCCGCTGCCTGGCGACCATCCCGGATCCAGTGCTTTTCCCGTGTCCGGCGTCTATCCGGGATCAGGCGGATATCCAGGGTCCGGCGACGCCTACCCGGGGCCGGGTGCTTACCCGGGGTCCGGCGCCTACCCGGGGCCGGGTGCTTATCCGGGGTCCGGCGCCTACCCGGGGCCGGGTGCTTACCCGGGCTCCAGCGCCTATCCCGGGCTCGGTGCGTACGTCGCACAGCCGGGGGATTCCGAGGCTCAGGCTGGTGCGCTCCCGCAGCAGCCGGGCGGTGCGCCGATGACCCCTTCGCCTTACGCTCCGCACCTTTCTCCGTACGGTCCGGCCGGTCCTCCCGGCTTCACGCCGCCCGTGCCGCCTTCGGTGGATCACTCCGCCTACATGCCCCCGGCCGCGTCTCCGTCCGGATATCCGCCCATCGGTGGCGTCCCGACCCAGTCGGCCGCTGCAGTGTCGTCAGCGTCCCCGGCCCCGGAAGCCCCGGCAGCGCCGGCTCAGGCAGCGCCGGCTCCGGCAGCTTCGGCTCCGGCAGCCCCGGCAGCCCCGGCAGCCCCGGCAGCCCCGGCTCCGTCGTCTGCGACCGCCGATCCCACCGCGCATCCGGCCGAGCCGGCCCCGGAGACGCCCGATGCTCTTCCGGGCTCGGCTCGACCGTCGGGGGCAGCGGACGGATCTCAGGCCCCGGCCGGCTCGGCGGCGGGAACCTTCGATGGCTCTCGGGCCCCCGCCGGGCCGGGTGACGGGCCGTTCGCATCGGTCGGGTTCCCGACGGTGGCGGGTGTCGATGGTGGCGCGGCGGGTGACTCGGGTACTTCCGGCGGGGTCGCAAAAGGGGCTTCCGGGGAGGGCGAGCGATCGTCGGACAGCGTCACGCACCGTTCGAACGCTTCCTCAAACGTGAGTCCGGTTACGCAGCGTGGGCAAGGACACATCGGAGACTCCGCTCGCCCGGGTGATCCTGGGGCGAACCGCCCCGCGCCTGGATCTGATGACGAATACTGGCGCCGACCGGAAGAGTGA
- a CDS encoding helix-turn-helix transcriptional regulator produces the protein MEIVGTALAEMTMPQISPLAGEPIERADAERLAGVLKALADPARLRLLSLIQSATDGEACVCDLTAPLGLSQPTVSHHLRILTEAGLLEREKRGVWAYYRLVPTAIATIADLLTPPRKRATKKAR, from the coding sequence ATGGAGATCGTGGGAACTGCGTTGGCGGAAATGACGATGCCTCAGATCTCGCCGCTTGCCGGCGAGCCTATTGAACGCGCCGACGCCGAGCGCCTGGCGGGAGTGCTCAAGGCGCTCGCCGACCCGGCACGGCTGCGGCTGCTGAGCCTTATCCAGTCAGCGACGGACGGTGAGGCGTGTGTCTGTGACCTGACGGCTCCGCTGGGCCTTTCGCAGCCGACTGTGAGTCACCACCTGCGGATCCTGACCGAGGCGGGTCTGCTGGAGCGCGAGAAGCGGGGGGTGTGGGCGTACTACCGCCTCGTGCCGACCGCCATCGCGACCATCGCCGACCTTCTGACGCCGCCCCGCAAGCGGGCGACGAAGAAGGCTCGCTGA